The Streptomyces racemochromogenes DNA segment TCCGGACCGCCCGCCGGGGGCGGGGCGGGGGAGTCCTCCCCGCTCCGCCCCCGGCGCTTTTCCGGGCCGGGAACCGGGGTGTTTCCCGGCCGTCCTTATCCTCCGCGAACGGATGGCGCCCGCCGCCGTACGGCACAATGGCCCCTGCTTGATGACCTTGCGGAAGCGGAGCGGGCGGGATCGGGATGACGACAACAGGCGCAGGCGCGGACACCGCTCCGCGGACCTTCGGCGGGAGCCGGGCGCTCGCCCTGCTGCTGGTCATCACCGGAGCGGCGGGCCTGCTGGCCGCGTGGGTGATCACCATCGACAAGTTCAAGCTGCTCGAGGACCCGAACTTCGTCCCGGGCTGCTCCCTGAACCCGGTCGTCTCCTGCGGCAACATCATGAAGAGCGAGCAGGCGGCCGTCTTCGGCTTCCCCAACCCGATGCTCGGCCTGGTCGCCTACGGGATCGTGATCTGCGTCGGCATGAGCCTGCTGGCCGGGGCCCGGTTCGCCCGCTGGTACTGGCTGACGCTGAACGCGGGCACCCTCTTCGGCGTCGGGTTCTGCGCCTGGCTGACGTACCAGTCCCTGTACAACATCAACTCGCTCTGCCTGTGGTGCTGCCTGGCCTGGGTCGCCACCATCCTGATGTTCTGGTACGTCACCTCGCACAACGTGCGCCAGGGCCTGCTGCCCGCCCCCGCGTGGCTTCGCGGCTTCCTGGACGAGTTCACCTGGGTGCTGCCGGTCCTGCACATCGGGATCATCGGCATGCTGATCCTGACGCGCTGGTGGGACTTCTGGACCTCCTGAGCCGGACCTGAGCGCCGTCGCGCTGTCAGTGGCCTCGCATAGGCTTCCTGTGTGGAACCAGATCTCTTCACCGCCGCAGCCGAGGACCGCCGGGAAAAGGACCCCGCGAGCTCCCCGCTCGCCGTCCGCATGCGCCCGCGCAACCTGGACGAGGTCGTCGGCCAGCAGCACCTGCTGAAGCCGGGCTCGCCGCTGCGACGGCTGGTGGGGGAGGGCGCCGGCGGACCGGCCGGAGCCTCCTCGGTGATCCTCTGGGGACCGCCCGGCATCGGCAAGACCACCCTCGCGTACGTCGTCAGCCAGGCCACCCGGAAGCGGTTCGTCGAGCTCTCCGCGATCACCGCGGGCGTCAAGGAGGTCCGGGCCGTCATCGAGGGCGCCAAGCGCGCCGCCGGCGGCTACGGCAAGGAGACCGTCCTCTTCCTCGACGAGATCCACCGCTTCAGCAAGGCGCAGCAGGACTCGCTGCTGCCCGCCGTGGAGAACCGCTGGGTCACCCTGATCGCGGCGACCACCGAGAACCCGTACTTCTCGATCATCTCCCCGCTGCTGTCGCGCTCGCTGCTCCTCACCCTGGAGCCGCTGACCGACGAGGACCTGCGCGCCCTGCTGCGGCGCGCCCTCACGGAGGAACGGGGCCTGGGCGGGGCGGTGACCCTGCCCGCCGACGCCGAGGCGCACCTGCTGCGCATCGCCGGCGGTGACGCCCGGCGCGCGCTGACCGCGCTGGAGGCGGGGGCCGGCTCGGCCATCGCCAAGGGCGAGGAGGAGATCACCCTCCAGACGCTGGAGGAGGCCGTCGACCGGGCGGCGGTCCGCTACGACAAGGACGGCGACCAGCACTACGACGTGGCCAGCGCCCTGATCAAGTCGATCCGGGGCTCGGACGTGGACGCCGCGCTGCACTACCTGGCCCGGATGATCGACGCGGGCGAGGACCCCCGGTTCATCGCGCGGCGCCTGATGATCTCCGCGAGCGAGGACATCGGCCTGGCGGACCCGACGGCCCTGCCGCTGGCCGTGGCGGCCGCCCAGGCGGTGGCGATGATCGGCTTCCCGGAGGCCGCGCTGACCCTGTCGCACGCGACCATCGCACTGGCGCTGGCCCCGAAGTCGAACACCGCCACGACCGCGATCGGCGCGGCGCTGGCCGACGTCCGCGCGGGGCTCGCGGGCGCGGTGCCGGCGCACCTGAGGGACGGGCACTACAAGGGGGCGGCGAAGCTGGGGCACGCGGTGGGGTACGTCTACCCGCACGACGTGCCGGGCGCGATCGCCGCGCAGCAGTACGCGCCGGACGAGATCCACGGCAAGCGGTACTACGAGCCGACGCGGTACGGGGCGGAGGCGCGGTACGCGGACGTGGTGGACAAGGTCCGCGAGAGGCTGCGCGGCGGCGCCTGACCCTGCCCTCAGTGAGCGGCGGCGGCGAACAGGGCACGCATGGCACGGCGCAGCCCGCAGACGTCCGCCACCGGCTCCGGGAAGTCGAAGCGTGCGTCGAAGGAGGGGGCGGGGGAGGGCCGGCCCGGGCCCGCGGTGAAGCGCACGCGCAGTCCCAGGCGGTCCAGGGCCAGCGGGACGGCGGTCAGGCCGGCCGCCTCCCGGGAGCCGAGCAGCCCGCACAGGTCGGCGACGCGGTCGGCGTGGGCGGAGGCGAGGTGCTGGAGCAGCTCCGTCTCGTGGGCGGCGAGCGGGTCGGGCTCGGCCCCCGCCAGCTCGTCGGGGTCGACCTGCTCGGCGCCCCAGAGGTCGTCCAGCGCGACCTCGCCGACCTCCAGGCGCAGCATCATCCAGGCGGGGCGCCCGGTGTACGGCGGGTCCTGCGACTCGGTCAGGGCCAGCAGCTCGCCGACCGGCTGCCGCTCCGCGAGCAGCGCCGCGCACCCCGCGCGGTCGTCGCCGCGGACCGGGGTCAGCCACCCGGTGAGGCGGGCGCGGCCTCGGATACGATGGGGCACGGACACCGGCGCCACATCCGTGATCTCGATCACGGCGGTGAGGTCGTCGTCCTGGGCGTGAGCGGCTGCCCTGGCAGTCGCGGATTCCCCTGATACCAGGAGGATCACGTCCCCGTCCGGGGTGACGGTCCGCGCGGCCGGCACCCCTGTCCACCACTCGGCCTGGTCATGAGCACCCGGCAGCGTGAGGGATACTGAGGCGTTGGACTCTACGAGGGTTCGTACGCGTTCGGCTCCGGTGAGCTGCCGAACGCCTTCCCTGGGACGCGGCTGACCTTGCTTATCGTCGGCGCAAGCGGATTCTGTTACGTCTGAATCCGAACTGCGCTGCGCACTGGGCAGGGGGATCCCATGTGGTCGAGACATTACGTCCTCCTCGATAAGGTAAGCCTCACCTAACTTACATGGAGGTAGGTTCCCCGTGAACCAGAAGCGACCCAAGGTCAAGAAGTCTCGCGCTCTCGGCATCGCCCTGACGCCGAAGGCCGTCAAGTACTTCGAGGCCCGCCCCTACCCGCCGGGCGAGCACGGCCGTGGCCGCAAGCAGAACTCGGACTACAAGGTCCGTCTGCTCGAGAAGCAGCGTCTGCGCGCCCAGTACGACATCTCCGAGCGCCAGATGGCCCGCGCGTACGACCGCGCGAAGAAGGCCGAGGGCAAGACGGGCGAGGCGCTGGTCGTCGAGCTCGAGCGTCGTCTGGACGCCCTGGTCCTGCGTGCCGGCATCGCCCGCACCATCTACCAGGCCCGCCAGATGGTCGTCCACGGCCACATCGAGGTCAACGGTGGCAAGGTCGACAAGCCGTCGTTCCGCGTGCGTCCCGACGACGTCATCACGGTCCGCGAGCGCAGCCGCGAGAAGCACCCCTTCCAGGTCGCCCGCGAGGGTGGCTACGCCGGTGAGGGTGAGACCCCGCGTTACCTGCAGGTCAACCTGAAGGCCCTGGCCTTCCGCCTCGACCGCGACCCGAACCGCAAGGAGATCCCGGTCATCTGCGACGAGCAGCTCGTCGTCGAGTACTACGCCCGCTGATCCAGCGGCCGTAGCCCTCACAGGCTGGCATCGGCCCGCCGTCCCCTCCGGGGGCGGCGGGCCTTCGCGTTGCCGGGCGCGGACCGGGCACCCACCGCACCGGACCCGGAATTCCGGTACTGCGGCGGATCTCCGGCGCGATAGGGTCGGGGGGAGACTTTTCTCCGCAGTAGATCCGTAGAGAAACCGTAGGCAAGCAGATCAGGGAGCGGTGCAACGTGTCCGGTGGAGAGGTGGCCGGCATCCTCGTGGCCGTTTTCTGGGCCATCCTGGTGTCCTTCCTCGCCGTGGTGCTGGTACGGCTCGCGCAGGTGCTCCGCGCGACCACCAAGCTCGTGGCCGACGTCACCGAGCAGGCCGTCCCGCTGCTGGCGGACGCCTCCACGACCGTCCGCTCCGCGCGCACCCAGCTCGACCGGGTCGACGCCATCGCGAGCGACGTCCAGGAGGTCACCTCCAACGCCTCCGCGCTGTCCTCCACCGTGGCCTCCACCTTCGGCGGACCCCTGGTCAAGGTCGCGGCCTTCGGCTACGGCGTGCGCAAGGCGCTGGGCCGCACCGAGGACGCCCCGCAGAAGACCACCCGGCGAACCGTGATCGTCGGCCGTACGGTGCCGCCGGCCCGGCGCCGGAAGCAGAAGGGCTGAGACCGCCGATGTTCCGCCGAGCCTTCTGGTTCACCGCAGGCGCCGCCGCCGGCGTGTGGGCCACCACCAAGGTCAACCGCCAGCTGAAGAAGCTGACCCCGGAGAGCCTCGCCGCCCAGGCCGCCGACAAGGCCGTGGAAGCGGGGCACCGCCTCAAGGATTTCGCCCTCGACGTCAAGGCGGGAATGACGCAGCGCGAGGACGAGCTGAACGACGCACTGGGGTTGCACCAGGACCCCGACCGGCCCGACAACGTCACCGCCCTCCCCGGGCCGCGGCGGCTGCGGGCCATCGAGCACCACCAGAACACCCACCGTTCGAACCTTTCGTACAACCGGAATGAGGACCACTGATGGAGTCGGCTGAAATCCGCCGCCGCTGGCTGAGCTTCTTCGAGGAGCGCGGTCACACCGTTGTCCCTTCGGCGTCGCTCATCGCGGACGACCCGACTCTGCTGCTGGTCAACGCGGGCATGGTCCCGTTCAAGCCGTACTTCCTCGGCGAGACCAAGCCGCCGGCCCCCCGGGCCACCAGCGTGCAGAAGTGCGTCCGTACGCCGGACATCGAAGAGGTCGGCAAGACCACCCGCCACGGCACGTTCTTCCAGATGTGCGGCAACTTCTCCTTCGGCGACTACTTCAAGGAAGGCGCCATCAAGTACGCCTGGGAGCTGCTCACCAGCTCCGTGGCGGACGGCGGCTACGGCCTGGAGCCGGAGAAGCTCTGGATCACCGTCTACCTCGACGACGACGAGGCCGAGACGATCTGGCGTGACGTCATCGGCGTCCCCGCCGAGCGCATCCAGCGCCTGGGCAAGAAGGACAACTTCTGGTCCATGGGCGTCCCGGGCCCCTGCGGCCCGTGCTCGGAGATCAACTACGACCGCGGCCCCGAGTTCGGCGTCGAGGGCGGCCCCGCCGTCAACGACGAGCGCTACGTGGAGATCTGGAACCTGGTCTTCATGCAGTACGAGCGCGGCGCCGGCGACGGGAAGGAAGACTTCCCGATCCTCGGCGACCTGCCGTCGAAGAACATCGACACCGGTCTCGGCCTCGAACGCCTCGCGATGATCCTGCAGGGCGTGCAGAACATGTACGAGACCGACACCCTGCGCGTGGTCATGGACAAGGCCACCGAGCTGACCGGCGTGCGGTACGGCGCCGCCCAGAACACCGACGTCTCGATGCGCGTGGTCGCCGACCACATCCGCACCTCGGTCATGCTCATCGGTGACGGCGTCACCCCCGGCAACGAGGGCCGCGGCTACGTGCTGCGCCGCATCATGCGCCGCGCCATCCGCAACATGCGCCTCATGGGCGCCACCGGCCCGGTCGTCCAGGACCTGGTGGACGTCGTGATCAACACGATGGGGCAGCAGTACCCGGAGCTGGTCACCGACCGCAAGCGCATCGAGACCGTCGCCCTCGCCGAAGAGGCCGCCTTCCTGAAGGCCATCAAGGGCGGCACCAACATCCTCGACACCGCCGTGACCGAGACCAAGGCCACCGGCGGCACGGTCCTCTCCGGCGACAAGGCGTTCCTGCTCCACGACACCTGGGGCTTCCCGATCGACCTCACCCTGGAGATGGCCGCCGAGCAGGGCCTGACCGTGGACGAGCCCGGCTTCCGCCGCCTGATGCAGGAGCAGCGCGACCGCGCCAAGGCCGACGCCAAGGCCAAGAAGACCGGCCACGCCGACATGTCGGCCTACCGGGAGATCGCCGACGGCTCCGGCGCCACCGAGTTCACCGGCTACGCGACCACCCAGGGCGAGTCCACCATCGTCGGCCTCCTGGTCAACGGCGTCTCCGCGCCCGCCGCCTCCGAGGGCGACGACGTCGAGGTCGTCCTCGACCGCACCCCCTTCTACGCCGAGGGCGGCGGCCAGCTCGCCGACCAGGGCCGGATCAAGCTCGACTCGGGCGCCGTCATCGTCGTCCGCGACGTGCAGCAGCCCGTCCCGGGCGTCTCCGTGCACAAGGGTTCCGTGCAGGTCGGCGAGGTGACGGTGGGCGCCTCCGCGTACGCCGCCATCGACGTCAACCGCCGCCGGGCCATCGCCCGCGCCCACTCGGCCACGCACCTGACCCACCAGGCGCTGCGCGACGCCCTCGGCCCGACGGCCGCCCAGGCCGGTTCCGAGAACAGCCCCGGCCGCTTCCGCTTCGACTTCGGCTCGCCGAACGCCGTCCCCGGCTCGGTCCTCACCGACGTCGAGCAGAAGATCAACGACGTGCTCTCCCGCGAGCTCGACGTCACCGCCGAGATCATGAGCATCGACGAGGCGAAGAAGCAGGGCGCCATCGCCGAGTTCGGCGAGAAGTACGGCGAGCGGGTCCGCGTCGTCACCATCGGCGACTTCTCCAAGGAGCTGTGCGGCGGCACGCACGTCGGCAACACCGCCCAGCTGGGTCTGGTGAAGCTGCTCGGCGAGTCCTCCATCGGCTCCGGCGTGCGCCGCGTCGAGGCCCTGGTGGGCGTCGACGCGTACAACTTCCTCGCCAAGGAGCACACGGTCGTCGCCCAGCTCCAGGAGCTGGTCAAGGGCCGTCCGGAGGAGCTGCCGGAGAAGATCTCCACCATGCTCGGCAAGCTGAAGGACGCCGAGAAGGAGATCGAGAAGTTCCGCGCGGAGAAGGTCCTCCAGGCCGCCGCCGGTCTCGCCTCGAACGCCCAGGACATCCGCGGCGTCGCCCTCGTCGTCGGCCAGGTGCCGGACGGCACGGGCGCCGACGACCTGCGCAAGCTGGTCCTCGACGTCCGCGGCCGCATCCAGGGCGACCGCCCGGCCGTCGTCGCGCTGTTCACCGTGGCGAACGACCGCCCGCTGACCGTCATCGCCACCAACGAGGCGGCCCGCGAGCGCGGCCTCAAGGCCGGTGACCTGGTCCGCACCGCCGCCAAGACCCTCGGCGGCGGCGGTGGCGGCAAGCCGGACGTGGCCCAGGGCGGCGGCCAGAACCCGGGCGCCGTGCCCGAGGCCATCGCCGCCGTCGAGCGCCTCGTGGCAGAGACGGCCTGACGATGACCCTGCGCCGAGGCCGCCGACTGGCCATCGACGTCGGAGACGCCCGGATCGGGGTCGCGTCCTGCGACCCCGACGGGGTGCTCGCCACGCCGGTGGAGACCGTCCCGGGCCGGGACATCCCCTTCGCCCACCGGCGGCTGCGGCAGCTCGTCGAGGAGTACGAGCCCCTCGAAGTGGTGGTCGGCCTCCCCC contains these protein-coding regions:
- a CDS encoding DUF6167 family protein produces the protein MFRRAFWFTAGAAAGVWATTKVNRQLKKLTPESLAAQAADKAVEAGHRLKDFALDVKAGMTQREDELNDALGLHQDPDRPDNVTALPGPRRLRAIEHHQNTHRSNLSYNRNEDH
- a CDS encoding DUF2470 domain-containing protein, whose product is MSRPHGIPLPSAQRSSDSDVTESACADDKQGQPRPREGVRQLTGAERVRTLVESNASVSLTLPGAHDQAEWWTGVPAARTVTPDGDVILLVSGESATARAAAHAQDDDLTAVIEITDVAPVSVPHRIRGRARLTGWLTPVRGDDRAGCAALLAERQPVGELLALTESQDPPYTGRPAWMMLRLEVGEVALDDLWGAEQVDPDELAGAEPDPLAAHETELLQHLASAHADRVADLCGLLGSREAAGLTAVPLALDRLGLRVRFTAGPGRPSPAPSFDARFDFPEPVADVCGLRRAMRALFAAAAH
- the alaS gene encoding alanine--tRNA ligase, which produces MESAEIRRRWLSFFEERGHTVVPSASLIADDPTLLLVNAGMVPFKPYFLGETKPPAPRATSVQKCVRTPDIEEVGKTTRHGTFFQMCGNFSFGDYFKEGAIKYAWELLTSSVADGGYGLEPEKLWITVYLDDDEAETIWRDVIGVPAERIQRLGKKDNFWSMGVPGPCGPCSEINYDRGPEFGVEGGPAVNDERYVEIWNLVFMQYERGAGDGKEDFPILGDLPSKNIDTGLGLERLAMILQGVQNMYETDTLRVVMDKATELTGVRYGAAQNTDVSMRVVADHIRTSVMLIGDGVTPGNEGRGYVLRRIMRRAIRNMRLMGATGPVVQDLVDVVINTMGQQYPELVTDRKRIETVALAEEAAFLKAIKGGTNILDTAVTETKATGGTVLSGDKAFLLHDTWGFPIDLTLEMAAEQGLTVDEPGFRRLMQEQRDRAKADAKAKKTGHADMSAYREIADGSGATEFTGYATTQGESTIVGLLVNGVSAPAASEGDDVEVVLDRTPFYAEGGGQLADQGRIKLDSGAVIVVRDVQQPVPGVSVHKGSVQVGEVTVGASAYAAIDVNRRRAIARAHSATHLTHQALRDALGPTAAQAGSENSPGRFRFDFGSPNAVPGSVLTDVEQKINDVLSRELDVTAEIMSIDEAKKQGAIAEFGEKYGERVRVVTIGDFSKELCGGTHVGNTAQLGLVKLLGESSIGSGVRRVEALVGVDAYNFLAKEHTVVAQLQELVKGRPEELPEKISTMLGKLKDAEKEIEKFRAEKVLQAAAGLASNAQDIRGVALVVGQVPDGTGADDLRKLVLDVRGRIQGDRPAVVALFTVANDRPLTVIATNEAARERGLKAGDLVRTAAKTLGGGGGGKPDVAQGGGQNPGAVPEAIAAVERLVAETA
- a CDS encoding vitamin K epoxide reductase family protein — translated: MTTTGAGADTAPRTFGGSRALALLLVITGAAGLLAAWVITIDKFKLLEDPNFVPGCSLNPVVSCGNIMKSEQAAVFGFPNPMLGLVAYGIVICVGMSLLAGARFARWYWLTLNAGTLFGVGFCAWLTYQSLYNINSLCLWCCLAWVATILMFWYVTSHNVRQGLLPAPAWLRGFLDEFTWVLPVLHIGIIGMLILTRWWDFWTS
- a CDS encoding DUF948 domain-containing protein — encoded protein: MSGGEVAGILVAVFWAILVSFLAVVLVRLAQVLRATTKLVADVTEQAVPLLADASTTVRSARTQLDRVDAIASDVQEVTSNASALSSTVASTFGGPLVKVAAFGYGVRKALGRTEDAPQKTTRRTVIVGRTVPPARRRKQKG
- a CDS encoding replication-associated recombination protein A, with product MEPDLFTAAAEDRREKDPASSPLAVRMRPRNLDEVVGQQHLLKPGSPLRRLVGEGAGGPAGASSVILWGPPGIGKTTLAYVVSQATRKRFVELSAITAGVKEVRAVIEGAKRAAGGYGKETVLFLDEIHRFSKAQQDSLLPAVENRWVTLIAATTENPYFSIISPLLSRSLLLTLEPLTDEDLRALLRRALTEERGLGGAVTLPADAEAHLLRIAGGDARRALTALEAGAGSAIAKGEEEITLQTLEEAVDRAAVRYDKDGDQHYDVASALIKSIRGSDVDAALHYLARMIDAGEDPRFIARRLMISASEDIGLADPTALPLAVAAAQAVAMIGFPEAALTLSHATIALALAPKSNTATTAIGAALADVRAGLAGAVPAHLRDGHYKGAAKLGHAVGYVYPHDVPGAIAAQQYAPDEIHGKRYYEPTRYGAEARYADVVDKVRERLRGGA
- the rpsD gene encoding 30S ribosomal protein S4, whose amino-acid sequence is MNQKRPKVKKSRALGIALTPKAVKYFEARPYPPGEHGRGRKQNSDYKVRLLEKQRLRAQYDISERQMARAYDRAKKAEGKTGEALVVELERRLDALVLRAGIARTIYQARQMVVHGHIEVNGGKVDKPSFRVRPDDVITVRERSREKHPFQVAREGGYAGEGETPRYLQVNLKALAFRLDRDPNRKEIPVICDEQLVVEYYAR